In Desulfuribacillus alkaliarsenatis, the following proteins share a genomic window:
- a CDS encoding acyl-CoA dehydratase activase — MLIQKKYSTGIPAKAQKFNTVETQDRNPNKVCGIDLGSRSVKLAILSEAGIEDLRTFNTIDFYRDYGRKIGDEFQVDFAKLNLSGVKQVTSTGYGRNTVKLSGAKQIPELEAHLLGALYQVDCDDFTLVDLGGQDSKVILVRERQMVDFITNDKCAASSGRFLENMTTVLGIPLEDLASHFDNPVELNATCAVFGESELIGKISEGTSKEELAAGINDTIVKRIEPLLLKLASDVVVFTGGVAKNTGVLRLLEKRIAAKIVVPKFPEFNGAIGAAYKQLR, encoded by the coding sequence ATGCTAATACAGAAGAAGTATTCCACAGGAATCCCAGCAAAAGCTCAAAAGTTTAATACTGTGGAAACACAGGATAGAAATCCTAATAAAGTTTGTGGGATTGATTTAGGTAGTAGGAGTGTAAAGCTTGCGATATTATCTGAAGCTGGCATTGAAGATTTGCGTACCTTTAATACAATAGATTTCTATCGAGACTATGGTCGGAAAATCGGAGACGAATTTCAGGTTGATTTCGCAAAACTTAACTTAAGTGGTGTTAAACAGGTAACATCAACGGGCTATGGACGAAATACTGTTAAGTTATCTGGTGCTAAGCAAATACCAGAGCTTGAGGCACATCTGCTAGGAGCATTATATCAAGTAGACTGTGATGACTTTACCTTAGTCGACCTTGGTGGTCAGGATAGCAAGGTCATCCTAGTTCGTGAGCGGCAGATGGTAGATTTCATAACCAATGACAAATGTGCAGCTAGCTCGGGTAGGTTTTTAGAGAATATGACTACGGTGCTAGGAATTCCTTTAGAGGATTTAGCTAGTCACTTTGATAATCCTGTTGAATTAAATGCTACGTGCGCTGTCTTTGGTGAGTCAGAGCTTATTGGCAAAATTTCTGAAGGTACATCTAAGGAAGAACTTGCAGCAGGAATAAACGACACTATTGTTAAGCGGATTGAGCCATTATTGCTTAAATTAGCGAGTGATGTTGTTGTGTTCACAGGTGGAGTAGCTAAAAACACAGGGGTATTGCGCCTGTTAGAAAAACGCATAGCGGCAAAAATTGTAGTTCCTAAATTTCCAGAATTTAATGGTGCGATAGGTGCAGCATACAAACAGCTTCGGTGA